Sequence from the Fragaria vesca subsp. vesca linkage group LG4, FraVesHawaii_1.0, whole genome shotgun sequence genome:
CACTGTTTCACAGATCACAATTTGATAACAGCATACCAATGTATCAAATGCACCAAGCATAGAAAATTGTTTTCTTACCAAAGCTAACAGCTGATTTACTTAGACAGGAGAGGAAAAAAGACTGAAAGAAAATTGTTGTACTTCTTTTGTTTTTGATATATCACAAGTAACAGTTGATTTGCATATATCCATTTAGAGCCCCAGACAACATTTAGATGGTAAAAAGCAAACAATGTCTACGACAGACTTCTCACAATTATCCTTACCAATAAATATCAAAGCTGGTAACAGAGGGATTGGTTTCACCTTTATGGGCCGCTTTTGATTATCTTTCACAAATTGAAGAACAAGATTTGATACAACTTTGCAGTTCCTTTCCTTCAAAACTACAAAGTAGCTTGGATTGGGAAAATGCGATTACACCAACTGCACCAAAGAACTGTAAATTGTTAATACTGTTTATAGTACATACCCAAAACTTACAAAGCAAGCAGACTTGTTATACCCAAAAACTGGACCCCTTCTGCTATACTCTTTAATTAATGAATGCTAACTTGAGCTAGGAGATAATAGGAAGTATGTTTGAAAGGTCAGTTCAAATACAATTAAGGCTTAGCCTCCGCTCCTCTCTCTTTAGTACTTGGTATAATTTTGAAGTTGCATCTTGGTCTACTTCTTCCTCTCTTCAAGTTGATAATCAGAAAAGCCATCAACATACGAAAATAACAGAATACGATGCACAACTTCAACAACGAGTTAGGCTCAACCAACAGACTGGCTAGGATTTATTATACCGTACTGCAGCTTTATGATTTGTTATAGCTCTCGTATCTTTCTTCTTTTTATGCATTAGTCCTCCTGTTGACAGAGCACTAGAAAAGCAACCGACTTTGAATGCAGCTCGGTAAATGCAGGTATAGCTAATCTAAAAATACAACATACATGAAGCTTAATACTTTATAACAAATTCTAGAAACTACACGCATAAACTGTCTCTATAAAAAAGCATGTGACCGAAAAACAGCCAAATTATATACTCACAGGAGTGAAGCAGAGCTCCCTGATTCCCCAGACTGAACAATCCTCAAAACAATCCCAACGACATCAGGAGAAACACTTTTGCCGAAAACGAAGAGAAGCAAACCACTCTTTGTCAGCTTAACCAGCTTAAGAAGAGGACCTGTCTCTCCATCTGTATTCACCTTCACAGTAGAGCAAGCACCTTCTTCCACATCACCTGTCACAACCTGTCACAGTGATCACAAACAATTCCCATCACAACAAAAACCGAAAAGCATAAAAACAACTGCAACTCTGCCAACTCATACCTTCACTACCGTTACCGCAATCACCATCCACATTTTCCTCCGAAATCTTCCTTCTTTTAGAAACCGAATTTTCTTCATT
This genomic interval carries:
- the LOC101314559 gene encoding uncharacterized protein LOC101314559 → MKKIRFLKEGRFRRKMWMVIAVTVVKVVTGDVEEGACSTVKVNTDGETGPLLKLVKLTKSGLLLFVFGKSVSPDVVGIVLRIVQSGESGSSASLLWCNRIFPIQATL